The uncultured Roseibium sp. genome contains a region encoding:
- a CDS encoding GntR family transcriptional regulator — MGKSGKEDIRKSVLIDYYTALSNKSYKATRVYESFLRMIEGGYWTPGDKLPSERELTEILPVGLATIQTAMGRLAQDGLLLRKRKAGSFVSEPAASGRELVYLPFIGEDGKTNLVVTDLELKIFETREQGKWSEFLGPKQKYVCVERLMSIGDEFLVFNRLFLGNSKFWKILDIPIAELRDITFRRMFKDRFGAPPMRMEREVSFLRLSPQLAEKLETNPGSPALLFQIRQHTLRDEALFFMESIVPENSRTMRII; from the coding sequence TTGGGCAAGAGCGGCAAGGAAGATATCCGGAAGTCGGTCCTGATCGACTATTACACGGCCCTGTCCAACAAGTCCTACAAGGCGACGCGCGTTTACGAGTCCTTCCTCAGAATGATCGAAGGCGGATACTGGACGCCCGGCGACAAGCTGCCCTCCGAACGGGAACTGACGGAGATCCTGCCGGTGGGACTTGCAACCATTCAAACGGCAATGGGTCGTCTGGCCCAGGACGGGCTGCTGCTGCGCAAGCGGAAAGCTGGCAGCTTTGTTTCCGAGCCGGCCGCCTCCGGGCGTGAGCTCGTCTATCTGCCGTTCATCGGCGAAGACGGGAAGACCAACCTGGTTGTGACGGATCTCGAACTGAAAATCTTCGAGACCCGCGAGCAGGGAAAGTGGAGCGAATTCCTGGGGCCGAAGCAGAAGTATGTCTGTGTGGAGCGCCTGATGAGTATCGGGGACGAATTCCTGGTCTTCAACCGGCTGTTTCTGGGAAATTCGAAGTTCTGGAAGATCCTGGACATTCCAATCGCCGAGTTGCGGGACATCACCTTTCGCAGGATGTTCAAAGACAGGTTCGGCGCGCCGCCGATGCGTATGGAACGCGAAGTTTCCTTCCTCAGGCTTTCTCCGCAGTTAGCGGAGAAACTCGAAACCAATCCCGGCAGCCCGGCCCTGCTTTTCCAGATCCGCCAACACACGTTACGGGACGAAGCCCTGTTTTTCATGGAATCGATCGTGCCTGAGAACAGCCGCACCATGAGGATAATATAG
- a CDS encoding tripartite tricarboxylate transporter substrate binding protein — MSFDLSRRRMLGALCVTLGLAGLALPASAPATASDFPNKPVTMIVPYGAGGSTDTMGRVFAKALGEALGQPVVVVNRKGGGGSVGASFLKNSAPDGYTILLGGIDEITAWNAIASQVDFTADDFSYLGAVANYQNALVAPEGQPFSTLDEFVDYAKANPGTPVVAQGGMSAKFLDRLASAEGLELRAINANSGAEAMQLLIAGNALMSYSGGIHANYAGQIKVLASLNDTRLSGYPDKPTFKEAGYDLAMPSMIGVMAPAALPDDIAATLEAAVTKAAADKDFLTVVEDRLKSKVELVSGADMQVLIGVMTEKLRPLATD, encoded by the coding sequence ATGTCCTTTGACCTGTCGCGCCGCCGGATGCTTGGCGCTCTTTGTGTAACACTCGGGCTTGCTGGGCTTGCGCTGCCCGCCTCTGCCCCCGCCACGGCCTCTGACTTTCCGAACAAACCCGTTACCATGATCGTGCCCTATGGCGCCGGCGGAAGCACCGACACGATGGGGCGCGTCTTTGCCAAGGCGCTCGGGGAGGCGCTCGGCCAGCCCGTGGTCGTCGTCAACCGCAAGGGCGGCGGCGGCTCCGTCGGGGCGAGTTTCCTGAAGAACTCCGCTCCGGACGGCTACACGATCCTGCTTGGGGGAATTGACGAGATCACGGCCTGGAACGCCATCGCCAGCCAGGTCGATTTCACCGCGGATGATTTCAGTTATCTCGGCGCCGTCGCGAATTACCAGAACGCGCTCGTCGCTCCGGAGGGACAGCCCTTTTCGACCCTTGACGAATTCGTCGATTATGCGAAAGCCAACCCCGGCACTCCAGTGGTGGCCCAGGGCGGCATGAGCGCGAAGTTCCTCGACCGTCTTGCTTCCGCCGAAGGACTTGAGCTGCGGGCCATAAATGCCAACAGCGGTGCGGAGGCAATGCAGCTGCTCATCGCCGGCAACGCCCTGATGTCTTACAGCGGCGGCATTCACGCGAACTATGCCGGTCAGATTAAGGTGCTGGCGTCGCTGAACGACACCCGCCTTTCCGGTTATCCCGACAAGCCGACCTTCAAGGAGGCCGGCTACGACCTGGCGATGCCGAGCATGATCGGGGTGATGGCGCCGGCCGCCCTTCCCGACGATATTGCGGCCACCCTCGAAGCGGCCGTGACGAAGGCGGCCGCCGACAAGGATTTCCTGACCGTCGTTGAAGACCGGCTGAAATCCAAGGTCGAACTCGTGTCCGGCGCTGATATGCAAGTCCTGATCGGCGTGATGACCGAGAAGCTGCGTCCCCTGGCCACGGACTGA
- a CDS encoding tripartite tricarboxylate transporter TctB family protein, producing MKHATVTTANLWVGLSLAAFGVAAVFWMIPTYVTGAVADTGQLTPGFMPRVAAWSMVVFGLIVAVSNLHVILTDARATAEESEENEELVFGRNEIVNTVILVLMAAAYVASLTFFGFMVPTVLVLGVTAYFAGYRRPLGLIGFSIGLPLLLEQLLWHVLNIPLPDFPLVNF from the coding sequence ATGAAACACGCAACCGTAACGACGGCCAACCTCTGGGTCGGCCTGTCTCTCGCAGCATTCGGCGTGGCCGCCGTTTTCTGGATGATCCCGACCTACGTGACCGGTGCGGTTGCCGATACCGGGCAACTGACCCCGGGCTTCATGCCCCGTGTCGCGGCCTGGTCAATGGTCGTTTTCGGACTAATCGTGGCTGTTTCGAACCTGCACGTCATACTGACGGACGCCCGCGCCACGGCCGAGGAAAGCGAAGAGAACGAGGAACTCGTCTTCGGCCGCAACGAGATCGTCAACACGGTTATCCTGGTGCTGATGGCTGCGGCCTATGTGGCCAGTCTCACCTTTTTCGGATTCATGGTGCCGACCGTCCTCGTCCTCGGGGTCACCGCGTATTTCGCGGGCTATCGCCGGCCCCTGGGCCTGATCGGCTTTTCCATCGGCCTGCCCCTGCTGCTGGAGCAGTTGCTCTGGCACGTCCTGAATATCCCGCTTCCGGATTTTCCGCTGGTCAATTTCTAG
- a CDS encoding tripartite tricarboxylate transporter permease — protein sequence MIEQLADGFVASFTFVNLFFIILGVAVGILFGVLPGVGGITALSLLIPVTFYMEPVTAISFLIGITKGSTSGGAVPAILLNAPGSSENVATARDGYPLALQGKPEKAMRMALYSSVFGDSASDVVLILLAAPFAAFALRFGPAEITAVGLLAFTLIAGLSSDSLAKGLLAAALGVFLSTIGLDKAEGTQRMTFGIIDLYDGISLNALTIGLLALSSVVSQLFESWRTPAHLQVKPKPYDKADQKITWAEFRACIPTLFRSAYIGTFVGMMPGLGVTLAAFLGYGAAKRRSKHPEEFGKGKLEGIAATEAANSAVTGANLIPTIALGIPGNIAAALLIGAFMIHGVTPGPFMMQQHGALIYSIFASMLIANGVHLVVGRFGIPIWVLSLRVPKPIILSGVIALCVIGVYVPSASFFEIGLMFAFAVLGYFMRKTGFSLVCLFIGFLLGPLLEHSLRQTMILYDNNFLVLFTRPVALPFTLLTLFFVWRFGIHLPAKQRRQRRLEMDKTE from the coding sequence ATGATTGAACAACTGGCCGATGGTTTTGTGGCGTCGTTCACCTTCGTGAACCTCTTCTTCATCATTCTGGGCGTTGCGGTCGGGATCCTCTTCGGTGTCCTGCCCGGCGTGGGGGGTATCACCGCGCTGTCGCTGCTGATACCGGTCACCTTCTACATGGAGCCGGTCACGGCCATTTCCTTCCTGATAGGGATCACCAAGGGCAGCACCTCGGGCGGGGCCGTTCCGGCCATTCTCCTGAACGCTCCGGGAAGCTCCGAGAACGTGGCAACCGCACGCGACGGCTATCCGCTCGCCCTGCAGGGCAAGCCGGAGAAGGCCATGCGCATGGCCCTTTATTCTTCCGTTTTCGGCGACAGCGCCTCCGACGTGGTGCTGATCCTTCTGGCCGCGCCGTTCGCGGCGTTCGCGCTCCGGTTCGGACCGGCCGAGATTACGGCCGTCGGCCTGCTTGCCTTCACACTGATTGCGGGCCTCTCCTCTGACAGCCTCGCCAAGGGCCTGCTGGCAGCGGCCCTCGGGGTGTTCCTGTCCACGATCGGGCTCGACAAGGCGGAGGGCACGCAACGCATGACCTTCGGCATCATCGATCTCTACGACGGCATCTCGCTGAACGCCCTGACCATAGGACTCCTGGCGCTGAGCTCGGTTGTCAGCCAGCTGTTTGAATCCTGGCGCACGCCAGCGCATCTGCAGGTGAAACCAAAACCCTATGACAAGGCCGACCAGAAGATCACCTGGGCCGAGTTCCGGGCCTGCATCCCGACGCTGTTCAGGTCGGCCTACATCGGAACCTTCGTCGGCATGATGCCCGGACTGGGCGTCACGCTCGCGGCCTTCCTGGGCTATGGCGCTGCCAAGCGGCGGTCGAAGCATCCGGAGGAATTCGGCAAGGGCAAGCTGGAGGGCATTGCCGCGACCGAGGCCGCCAACAGTGCGGTGACCGGCGCGAACCTGATCCCGACGATCGCACTTGGCATTCCCGGCAATATTGCCGCGGCCCTGCTGATCGGAGCCTTCATGATCCACGGTGTCACGCCGGGCCCCTTCATGATGCAGCAGCATGGCGCGCTGATCTACTCGATCTTTGCCTCGATGCTGATCGCCAACGGGGTTCACCTGGTGGTGGGCCGCTTCGGCATCCCGATCTGGGTCCTGTCCCTGCGCGTGCCCAAGCCGATCATCCTGTCCGGCGTGATCGCGCTCTGCGTCATCGGCGTCTACGTGCCGTCCGCCTCGTTTTTCGAAATCGGCCTGATGTTCGCATTCGCCGTGCTGGGCTACTTCATGCGCAAGACCGGGTTCTCCCTGGTCTGCCTGTTCATCGGCTTCCTGCTGGGCCCCCTTCTGGAGCACTCGCTGCGCCAGACCATGATCCTCTACGACAACAACTTCCTTGTGCTGTTCACGCGCCCGGTGGCCCTGCCGTTCACGCTGCTGACGCTTTTCTTCGTCTGGCGGTTCGGTATTCACCTCCCGGCAAAGCAGCGCAGGCAACGCAGACTTGAAATGGACAAAACGGAATGA
- a CDS encoding DUF3604 domain-containing protein, producing MNDATPVMTNSPNIISDHLMGEVWPTVQPGRGPSDLGSVRLEPSVPVRVRSMQTLKLVYTVGRFGLDDTGGLKVVQRFTNDGGRWQTNDPAAMNYVTAFASNGVGLDIEIERNGHQRPWDRSMCITVCRGHMKQGDTITIVLGDRSQGGPGLRMPTFCESAHEFRVLVDVCATRQFLPLQQRPAVEILPETPRTWRVLLPGLRRPGAKFSLGLRADDLWGNPSDMVEGTFRLTASGPVEGLPQTVTFHRGQRALRIDGLTAAAPGVIRVALSDDEGNVLVLSNPLVVREGEYEGFWGDLHGQSGETVGINPIQEYFEFGRDLALLDVMSHQANDFQVKNVFWNQINAVTAEFDAPGKFVAFPGYEWSGNTPTGGDHNVFFRHEGRPMVRSSHAMLQDRNDLIRDANTTAELFEALKDEDCVLYAHVGGRPADIGQADGGALRTAVEVHSDWGTFEWIMADSFKLGYRHGLVCNSDGHKGRPGASHPGASSFGALGGLTCFFARELSRDGIFEAMRRRHHYGTTGGRLHLDVTAAFASPARLFETDPRLGDARFGQAETAMMGDIVAVREDRFEVSVSAVTQSPLLSIDILRGTEVLKTVRPYGEDVLGPRYRVCFHGAEYRGRGRQTNWKGHARLDGAHIERFETVNAWNHDRLLRPSADDRVEFDVLTTGNFVGFDIWLNDVAGGIEIVTGHVSGKIDLASVGIDPVVLEAGGLDRKVTLQRLPDTLSVTALEASADIVLDKNGDTPVWARVATEDGHLAWSSPIYAFRDT from the coding sequence ATGAACGACGCGACACCCGTGATGACGAACAGTCCCAACATCATATCCGATCATCTCATGGGGGAGGTCTGGCCGACGGTGCAGCCCGGCCGCGGTCCGTCCGACCTCGGGTCCGTACGGCTGGAGCCTTCGGTTCCAGTGCGGGTCCGCAGCATGCAGACCCTGAAGCTTGTCTACACGGTCGGCCGCTTCGGCCTGGACGACACAGGAGGGCTGAAGGTGGTGCAGCGTTTCACCAACGACGGCGGCCGCTGGCAGACGAATGATCCCGCCGCCATGAACTACGTTACAGCGTTCGCATCGAACGGGGTCGGGCTCGACATCGAGATCGAACGCAACGGGCATCAGCGCCCGTGGGACCGCTCCATGTGCATCACTGTGTGCCGAGGACACATGAAGCAGGGCGACACGATCACAATCGTCCTGGGCGACCGCTCGCAGGGTGGACCCGGGCTGAGGATGCCGACTTTCTGCGAAAGCGCACATGAATTCCGGGTCCTGGTCGATGTCTGCGCCACCCGTCAGTTCCTGCCGCTCCAGCAACGGCCGGCTGTCGAAATCCTGCCTGAGACGCCGCGGACGTGGCGCGTTCTTCTTCCGGGCCTGCGCCGGCCCGGCGCGAAGTTTTCGCTGGGTCTCAGGGCCGATGATCTCTGGGGCAACCCGTCCGATATGGTCGAGGGAACCTTCCGTCTGACCGCATCGGGACCGGTCGAGGGGCTGCCGCAAACGGTGACCTTCCACCGCGGCCAGCGCGCGCTGCGGATCGACGGCCTGACCGCCGCCGCACCTGGCGTGATCCGCGTGGCGCTCAGCGATGATGAGGGGAACGTCCTGGTCCTCTCCAACCCGCTCGTCGTGCGCGAAGGGGAATACGAAGGCTTCTGGGGCGATCTGCATGGCCAAAGCGGCGAGACCGTCGGGATCAATCCGATCCAGGAGTATTTCGAATTCGGCCGGGACCTGGCCCTGCTCGACGTGATGAGCCACCAGGCGAACGATTTCCAGGTCAAGAACGTGTTCTGGAACCAGATCAACGCCGTCACGGCCGAGTTCGACGCACCTGGAAAATTCGTGGCCTTTCCGGGATACGAATGGTCGGGCAACACACCAACCGGCGGGGATCACAACGTGTTCTTCCGCCACGAGGGCCGCCCTATGGTTCGCTCTTCCCACGCGATGCTGCAGGACCGCAACGATCTCATCCGGGACGCGAACACGACAGCAGAGCTGTTCGAGGCGCTGAAAGACGAGGACTGCGTTCTCTACGCCCACGTAGGCGGTCGCCCGGCCGATATCGGCCAGGCCGACGGCGGTGCGTTGCGGACAGCCGTGGAGGTCCATTCCGACTGGGGCACCTTCGAGTGGATCATGGCAGACAGTTTCAAGCTGGGTTACCGGCACGGGCTTGTCTGCAATTCCGACGGACACAAGGGGCGTCCGGGAGCGAGCCACCCCGGCGCGTCGAGTTTCGGCGCCCTGGGCGGGTTGACCTGCTTTTTCGCAAGGGAACTGAGCAGAGACGGGATTTTCGAGGCCATGCGCCGCCGTCATCACTACGGTACGACCGGAGGGCGCCTGCATCTGGATGTAACCGCCGCCTTTGCCTCTCCCGCACGTCTGTTCGAGACAGATCCGCGCCTGGGTGACGCCCGGTTCGGCCAGGCGGAGACCGCCATGATGGGAGATATCGTTGCCGTCAGAGAAGATCGCTTCGAGGTCAGTGTTTCCGCGGTTACCCAATCGCCACTTTTGTCCATCGACATTCTCCGCGGCACAGAGGTACTGAAGACTGTCAGGCCGTATGGTGAGGACGTCCTCGGCCCGCGCTATCGGGTCTGTTTTCACGGCGCCGAATATCGGGGCCGTGGGCGTCAGACCAACTGGAAGGGCCACGCGCGGCTGGACGGAGCCCACATCGAGCGCTTCGAAACGGTCAACGCCTGGAACCACGACAGGCTGTTGCGCCCGTCCGCCGACGACCGTGTCGAATTCGATGTGCTGACGACGGGCAATTTCGTCGGCTTCGATATCTGGCTGAACGATGTCGCGGGCGGGATCGAGATCGTGACCGGCCATGTGTCGGGAAAGATCGACCTGGCGTCGGTCGGTATCGATCCCGTTGTGCTTGAAGCGGGGGGACTGGACCGCAAGGTGACGCTTCAGCGGCTGCCCGACACGCTGTCCGTAACCGCCCTGGAAGCTTCGGCGGACATTGTCCTCGACAAAAACGGAGACACGCCGGTCTGGGCGCGGGTGGCGACGGAAGACGGTCATCTGGCCTGGTCCAGCCCGATCTACGCCTTTCGCGACACATAA
- a CDS encoding amidase family protein — translation MLFFEEYETFDATGLADLIAKREISASEALDAALARAHAVNPDLNALTMLREDTARQKAQGQLPDGPLSGVPFLLKDLGGEAVDFPANNGSNLLRDTRYSQNSTLIDRLFASGVNTFGRTTAPEGGVGCATEAAVYGGPTRNPWDLQRTPGGSSGGSGAAVAAGIVPAAHGSDGGGSVRIPASSCGLFGFKPTRARLPDGPFSGEGWAGMAIEGFLTRSVRDTALLLDICEGADLGAPYWAPPLQASFSAAADATGKPLRIAVCETTLTGDPIHADCRTAVQDAAKLLESMGHEVTPACPQAADTVGMMTAWTDIVACGTALWVRKALAKRNRDLRPDDLENVVRSACAHAATISGDAYLEAVEKIHAYGRQMAAFFEDYDVLLTATLAEPPALVGRFSHDRESYLDYRLGPDGVFAYSPFTASFNATGQPAASVPLHWTASGLPVGIHLAGRFGEDEVLMTLCAELERARPWFMSRPPVRFRQDNSGISGETQ, via the coding sequence ATGCTTTTTTTTGAAGAGTATGAGACTTTTGATGCGACCGGCCTTGCCGATCTGATTGCGAAAAGGGAAATCAGCGCAAGTGAGGCTTTGGATGCTGCCCTTGCGCGTGCTCATGCTGTCAATCCGGACCTGAACGCGCTGACCATGCTGCGCGAGGACACCGCCAGACAGAAGGCTCAGGGACAGCTGCCTGACGGCCCGCTTTCCGGCGTGCCGTTCCTGTTGAAGGACCTGGGAGGCGAAGCCGTCGATTTCCCTGCCAACAATGGCTCCAATTTGCTGCGCGATACGCGCTATTCGCAAAATTCGACGCTGATCGACCGGCTTTTTGCCTCCGGCGTAAACACCTTCGGACGGACAACGGCTCCGGAAGGGGGCGTGGGGTGTGCGACAGAGGCTGCGGTTTACGGCGGACCGACACGCAACCCCTGGGATCTCCAACGGACACCCGGCGGCTCGTCGGGCGGATCGGGTGCGGCGGTCGCAGCCGGAATCGTGCCGGCGGCCCATGGCTCGGACGGCGGCGGTTCGGTGCGCATCCCCGCGTCCTCCTGCGGCCTGTTCGGCTTCAAGCCAACCCGCGCGCGCCTGCCGGACGGGCCATTCTCCGGTGAGGGCTGGGCCGGCATGGCGATCGAAGGGTTCCTGACGCGCAGCGTTCGCGACACGGCCCTGCTGCTCGACATCTGCGAGGGCGCCGATCTCGGAGCCCCCTACTGGGCGCCACCGTTGCAGGCGAGCTTTTCGGCCGCGGCAGACGCCACCGGCAAGCCGCTCAGAATTGCGGTCTGCGAGACCACGCTCACCGGGGACCCGATCCATGCGGACTGCCGGACCGCCGTGCAGGATGCGGCGAAGCTTTTGGAAAGCATGGGCCACGAGGTGACCCCGGCCTGCCCGCAGGCCGCCGATACGGTTGGAATGATGACGGCCTGGACCGATATCGTCGCCTGCGGCACGGCCCTATGGGTGCGCAAGGCGCTTGCCAAACGCAACCGCGACCTGCGCCCGGACGATCTTGAGAACGTGGTCCGCAGCGCCTGCGCGCATGCCGCCACGATTTCGGGCGACGCCTATCTGGAGGCGGTCGAGAAGATCCATGCCTACGGCCGGCAGATGGCCGCGTTTTTCGAAGACTACGATGTGTTGCTGACGGCGACGCTGGCCGAACCGCCGGCGCTGGTCGGGCGGTTTTCCCACGATCGCGAGAGTTATCTCGACTACCGGCTCGGTCCGGACGGGGTGTTCGCCTATTCGCCGTTCACGGCGTCGTTCAATGCGACCGGGCAACCGGCAGCCTCCGTTCCCCTCCACTGGACCGCGTCCGGTCTTCCGGTCGGGATCCATCTCGCGGGGCGGTTCGGCGAAGACGAGGTCCTCATGACCCTTTGCGCCGAACTGGAACGGGCGCGGCCGTGGTTTATGAGCCGGCCCCCGGTCCGGTTTCGACAAGATAATTCAGGCATTTCCGGAGAAACCCAGTGA
- a CDS encoding ABC transporter ATP-binding protein: MEQGVAISAQSVSKVFGVPPNGMRALDTVSVDIRRNEFFTLLGPSGCGKTTLLRMIAGFEAPTEGTILLEGTDITAAPPFKRPVNTVFQSYALFPHLTVAQNIAFGLEMLGRGKSEIETTVREMLALVRMEEMGGRLPAQLSGGQQQRVALARALAPRPSVLLLDEPLSALDLKLRQQMQIELKRMQRDTGITFIFVTHDQEEALTMSDRIGVMNGGKILQVGSPQEIYNRPVNRFVASFIGESNFLEAEIIESGQTAHVRLAGGVEATAACTDGEAPSGKVTLTVRPEQIVLGQSGGEGGLSGKVTNTLYFGTDMHCYIDLDNGTQLVARTAATTDGRGVHQVGDVVTVGFTPGALRIIGG; the protein is encoded by the coding sequence ATGGAACAGGGCGTGGCGATATCGGCCCAATCGGTCTCGAAAGTCTTCGGTGTTCCACCGAACGGCATGCGGGCGCTCGATACGGTCTCGGTGGACATAAGGCGAAACGAGTTCTTCACACTGCTGGGCCCGTCGGGCTGCGGCAAGACCACACTGCTGCGCATGATTGCCGGTTTCGAAGCGCCGACCGAAGGCACGATCCTGCTGGAAGGCACCGACATAACGGCCGCCCCTCCGTTCAAGCGCCCGGTGAACACAGTCTTCCAGAGCTATGCGCTGTTTCCCCATCTCACGGTGGCGCAAAACATCGCCTTCGGCCTTGAGATGCTCGGCCGCGGCAAGTCGGAGATCGAAACGACCGTGCGCGAGATGCTGGCGCTCGTTCGCATGGAGGAAATGGGCGGACGTCTCCCGGCCCAGCTGTCGGGCGGCCAGCAGCAGCGCGTCGCGCTGGCACGCGCCCTTGCCCCCCGCCCCTCCGTCCTGTTGCTGGACGAGCCCCTGTCGGCCCTCGACCTGAAACTGCGCCAGCAGATGCAGATCGAGCTCAAGCGGATGCAGAGGGACACCGGCATCACCTTCATCTTCGTCACCCATGACCAGGAAGAAGCCCTGACCATGTCGGACCGGATCGGCGTCATGAACGGCGGCAAGATATTGCAGGTCGGCAGTCCGCAGGAGATTTACAATCGCCCGGTCAATCGCTTCGTCGCGAGTTTCATCGGGGAATCAAATTTCCTCGAAGCGGAGATTATCGAAAGCGGGCAGACCGCACACGTCAGGCTGGCGGGCGGGGTCGAGGCGACCGCCGCGTGCACCGACGGCGAAGCCCCGTCCGGCAAAGTGACGCTTACCGTCAGGCCGGAGCAGATCGTGCTGGGTCAAAGCGGCGGCGAAGGCGGTCTTTCCGGCAAGGTCACCAACACCTTGTATTTCGGTACCGACATGCATTGTTACATCGACCTGGACAACGGCACGCAGCTTGTTGCCCGGACAGCGGCGACGACCGACGGCCGGGGCGTCCATCAGGTCGGCGATGTCGTCACCGTCGGCTTTACGCCCGGTGCCCTGCGCATCATAGGAGGCTGA
- a CDS encoding ABC transporter permease → MTTVPPEAGVLEANVEAARVKRNWLLSLPALLLLLIGASGPLLIVLVYSFLEPGDFSGVVWKPTFDAWVQIFFSRDIFDDTLGLADAHLTIFWRSVRLSLLTTLITIAFGLPTAYFIATRPGRARVFWLFLITIPFWTNLLVRTFAILEVIRSEGLINTWLMRLGLISQPIQIMYTDTAVLIGMAYVYLPLMVLPLYAAIERFDFKLVEAGYDLYANRWQVLRRVILPIVKPGIVAGSILVFVPSLGAYVTPRVLGGGKNMMIGNFIELQFGQGRNWPLGSSLSILLLLIVMAALLVYVRVSTKGGDNA, encoded by the coding sequence ATGACCACAGTGCCGCCTGAAGCCGGGGTATTGGAAGCAAACGTCGAGGCCGCGCGCGTCAAACGGAACTGGCTGCTTTCCCTACCGGCCCTGCTGCTGCTCTTGATCGGCGCGTCGGGTCCGCTGCTCATTGTTCTGGTCTATTCGTTCCTGGAACCGGGCGATTTCAGCGGTGTCGTCTGGAAACCGACCTTCGATGCCTGGGTGCAGATCTTCTTCAGCCGCGACATCTTCGACGACACGCTTGGACTGGCCGACGCCCATCTGACGATCTTCTGGCGCTCCGTGCGGCTGTCGCTGCTGACCACGCTCATCACCATCGCCTTCGGCCTGCCGACGGCCTATTTCATTGCCACCCGGCCGGGACGCGCCCGCGTCTTCTGGCTGTTCCTGATCACGATCCCGTTCTGGACCAACCTGCTTGTGCGCACCTTCGCGATCCTGGAGGTAATCCGCAGCGAGGGCCTGATCAACACGTGGCTGATGCGCCTCGGCCTGATCTCGCAACCGATCCAGATCATGTATACCGACACGGCGGTTCTGATCGGCATGGCTTATGTCTATCTGCCGCTGATGGTCCTGCCGCTTTACGCGGCCATCGAGCGCTTCGACTTCAAGCTGGTCGAAGCCGGGTACGACCTTTACGCCAATCGCTGGCAGGTGCTGCGCCGGGTCATCCTGCCCATCGTCAAGCCGGGGATCGTCGCCGGGTCGATCCTGGTCTTCGTGCCTTCCCTTGGCGCCTACGTGACGCCGCGGGTGCTGGGCGGCGGCAAGAACATGATGATCGGCAATTTCATCGAGCTGCAGTTCGGACAGGGCCGGAACTGGCCGCTGGGCTCGTCGCTGTCGATCCTGCTTCTGCTGATCGTGATGGCGGCGCTGCTGGTTTATGTGCGCGTCTCCACCAAAGGAGGCGACAATGCGTAA
- a CDS encoding ABC transporter permease, with amino-acid sequence MRKGKPFSIRRIPGFTAIAITCFVLLYAPILTIVIYSFNAGESVALWKGFSIDWYFVAAGNQAVQEATLRSLVIALWASAISTTLATMAALGTTRTRRFPGQTLIYVMINQPLMVPEIVTAVALLIFFASIKVATGYSGLGYLILAHSAFCIPFAYMPIRARMEGMDLALEAAAADLYATPWRTFRRITLPLMAPGIVAGAMLAFVISLDDVIITEFVKSAGQDTLPTYMLGQLRRAITPEVNAISTVLLALTVVLLTAFFLLSGRNTAKS; translated from the coding sequence ATGCGTAAGGGAAAACCGTTTTCCATTCGCCGCATTCCAGGCTTCACCGCGATCGCGATCACCTGCTTTGTGTTGCTTTACGCGCCAATCCTGACGATCGTGATCTATTCGTTCAACGCCGGGGAATCGGTGGCGCTCTGGAAGGGCTTTTCCATCGACTGGTATTTCGTGGCGGCCGGAAACCAGGCGGTTCAGGAAGCCACGCTGCGTTCGCTCGTCATCGCGCTGTGGGCCTCGGCGATTTCGACCACCCTCGCCACCATGGCGGCGCTGGGGACGACGCGGACGCGCCGCTTTCCCGGACAGACGCTCATCTACGTGATGATCAACCAGCCACTGATGGTGCCGGAGATCGTCACCGCCGTGGCGCTGTTGATCTTCTTCGCCAGCATCAAGGTCGCCACCGGTTATTCCGGGCTCGGTTATCTGATCCTGGCGCATTCGGCCTTCTGCATCCCCTTCGCCTACATGCCGATCCGGGCGCGCATGGAGGGTATGGACCTGGCGCTGGAAGCCGCCGCGGCCGACCTCTACGCCACACCGTGGCGCACCTTCCGGCGGATTACCCTGCCGCTGATGGCGCCGGGCATCGTCGCCGGCGCCATGCTGGCCTTCGTCATTTCGCTCGATGACGTCATCATCACCGAATTCGTCAAATCGGCCGGTCAGGATACCCTGCCGACCTACATGCTCGGCCAGTTGCGCCGCGCCATTACGCCGGAGGTGAACGCCATCTCCACCGTGCTGCTCGCACTGACCGTCGTTCTTCTCACCGCGTTCTTCCTGCTGTCGGGCAGGAACACGGCGAAAAGCTGA